A region from the Aegilops tauschii subsp. strangulata cultivar AL8/78 chromosome 5, Aet v6.0, whole genome shotgun sequence genome encodes:
- the LOC109743741 gene encoding disease resistance protein Pik-2-like, protein MSNILSLSYNDLTPNLKTFLLYLSVFPEDYVIDRERLVRRWIAEGFISEERGQSQQEVAERYFYELINKSMVQPEDIGYDGKARACRVHDMMLEIIISKSNEDNFIVVIGGGQTSLANRQGFIRRLSIQHIDHELAHLLAQEDLSHVRSLTVTSSACIKHLPSLAKFEALRVLDFEGCEGLEEYDMRSICKLLQLKYLNFRATTISKLPSEIMMLRDLENLDFGDTQVKELPTRFTQLTKLQHLIAGIWTSFNITQSSADAVKDLGNLPGLEEIGVHLDGGESEEFSRHEEMLLSSLCKLGSCKLRSLQITSYRGFLEFLGSWSPLPFSLQEFCMSSCDYYFTKVPEWIAPALTSLSFLDISLAELTEEGMHTLGELQALLYLKLSWKTNPEERLTVQGTGFPCLKELVLSDPTYVRFVKGAMPKLENLELSFAVLVAKSYGFYLGIEHLTCLKKARYYCLKAIQKARLQLLQSLRK, encoded by the exons ATGAGTAACATACTATCCCTTAGCTACAATGATCTTACACCTAATCTCAAGACTTTCTTATTGTATTTAAGTGTATTCCCTGAGGATTATGTGATTGATCGAGAGAGGTTAGTGAGGCGGTGGATAGCAGAAGGATTTATCTCTGAAGAGCGTGGACAAAGCCAGCAAGAAGTCGCTGAGAGATATTTCTATGAACTTATCAACAAAAGCATGGTACAGCCTGAGGACATCGGCTATgatggcaaggctcgtgcttgcCGTGTCCATGACATGATGCTAGAAATTATTATTTCAAAATCAAATGAAGATAATTTCATCGTTGTGATAGGTGGTGGCCAAACGAGTTTAGCAAATCGTCAAGGTTTTATTCGGCGACTATCAATCCAGCACATTGATCATGAGCTTGCACATTTACTTGCACAAGAAGATCTAAGCCATGTTCGATCTCTGACCGTAACATCGTCAGCATGCATCAAACACTTGCCTAGTCTTGCTAAATTTGAAGCTCTACGTGTACTAGATTTTGAAGGTTGTGAGGGTTTGGAAGAGTATGATATGAGAAGTATTTGCAAATTGCTCCAGCTGAAGTACCTAAACTTTAGAGCCACGACAATATCAAAGCTACCGTCAGAGATCATGATGCTACGTGACCTAGAGAACCTAGATTTTGGAGATACACAAGTGAAAGAGTTGCCAACTAGATTCACTCAGCTAACCAAACTACAACACCTAATTGCTGGAATTTGGACAA GCTTTAATATTACCCAAAGTTCAGCAGATGCCGTGAAGGATCTTGGGAACCTGCCAGGTTTGGAGGAAATCGGTGTACATCTCGATGGTGGAGAATCTGAAGAGTTCAGCAGGCACGAAGAAATGTTACTTTCCTCACTGTGCAAGCTTGGCAGCTGCAAGCTCCGGTCTTTACAGATAACCAGCTATCGTGGTTTCCTCGAGTTCTTAGGGTCTTGGTCCCCACTGCCATTTTCCCTTCAAGAATTTTGTATGTCCAGCTGTGACTATTATTTCACAAAAGTTCCAGAGTGGATTGCTCCAGCACTCACCAGCCTTTCTTTCCTAGACATCAGTTTAGCTGAATTAACAGAGGAGGGTATGCACACTCTTGGTGAGCTCCAGGCCTTACTTTACCTAAAACTATCCTGGAAAACAAACCCAGAAGAAAGGCTTACAGTCCAGGGCACCGGGTTCCCATGTTTGAAGGAGTTGGTGCTATCTGATCCGACATACGTTAGATTTGTGAAAGGGGCTATGCCCAAGCTTGAGAACCTTGAGCTGTCATTTGCTGTGTTAGTAGCAAAAAGTTATGGATTCTATTTAGGCATTGAGCATCTCACATGTCTCAAAAAAGCAAGGTACTACTGTTTGAAAGCGATTCAGAAAGCAAGGCTGCAGTTGCTGCAATCACTAAGGAAGTAG